The following is a genomic window from Spirosoma foliorum.
GCTCACCGATCACTATAACCCGGAAGAAAAAACCGTAAACCTGAGCGCCGATGTGTATTATGGCCGAAGTGTAGCCGCTGCGGCTGTTGCGGCCCACGAGTGCGGGCACGCTGTGCAACACAAGCTAGCTTACGCCCCTCTGAAATTCCGTTCGGCCATGGTCCCAGTGCTAACGGTTTCATCGCAATGGATGCAATGGATTCTGCTGGCCGGTGTTTTACTGATCCGTACAACGCCTATTCCATTAGCCATTGGGGTTGCTCTGTTTGCCTTGACAACGCTGTTTAGCTTTGTTACCTTACCCGTTGAGTTCGATGCCAGCAAAAGAGCCCTGGCCTGGATTCAAAACCGGGGCGTTGTGAATCAACGCGAAT
Proteins encoded in this region:
- a CDS encoding zinc metallopeptidase; this encodes MILTFGASAFVSWRLRSKFNEYSQIGLSNGLSGAEVAQKMLNENGIYDVRVVSVEGMLTDHYNPEEKTVNLSADVYYGRSVAAAAVAAHECGHAVQHKLAYAPLKFRSAMVPVLTVSSQWMQWILLAGVLLIRTTPIPLAIGVALFALTTLFSFVTLPVEFDASKRALAWIQNRGVVNQREYGFAKDALWWAAMTYVVAALGSLATLLYYASLLLGGRRSD